The Opitutus sp. DNA window CCGCGCCGTCATTCGCCGCCACCTCAGCGACCCGCTGCTCGAAGACATGCTGTTTTGTCCGGTCATGTATTACGGCAGCGCCACCGAGCACGACATGGAGTTCGGCCAGTTTGTGATCATGTTCAAGGCCCTCTTCCTCGAAGGTTTTGCCCGCCCGCTGGACGGGGTGCGCGTGATCCTGCGCGTACTTTTGGACAAGTACCGTCAGTCGGGAGGCGAGCGGCGCATGAAATGCGGCGTGCAAAAAATCATCACCCGCGACGGCCAGGCCCGCGCGCTTGTGTTGGATGACGGCACCGAGGTGACCGCCACCCACGTTATCAGCACCATCGGCGCACCCGAAACCGAGCTACTCCTCAGCTCTCAGCTACTCGCTCCAAGCTCCCAGCTCAGGGCTCACAGCTCAGAGCTCCTAGCTCCGCACCCCCACCCCGCCGGCGCACTCAGTTACACGGAAACCATCACCGTTCTCGACCGTGAGCCGGCGGCGCTGGGCTGGGGCGACGACACGATCATCTTTTTTAACGACTCGGAAAAGTTCACGTACGAGCGCAGTGCGTCCGCCGTGGATGTGCGCAGCGGGGTGATTTGTATTCCCAACAACTTCGATTACGGCGCCGACAGTCACCTGCCCGAGGGCCTGTTCCGCTGCACCTGCCTGGCAAACTACGAGCAGTGGGTGAACTTGCCCGAAGCCGAATACCGTGCAGCCAAGGCCCGCTGGTATGCCGACATCCAGCGGAGCGCCCAGCGTTTTCTGCCCGCGCTGCCAACACCCGACGCCCTCACCCACGCCACGGTGGCGACGGACATGTTCACCCCGCGCACCATCACCAAGTTCACGGGTCGGATGGGCGGGGCGATCTACGGCTCGCCGCAAAAGATCCGCGACGGCCGCACCCCGATGGACAACCTCTACCTTGCGGGCACCGACCAGGGCTTTTTGGGGATTATCGGCGCGATGCTCAGCGGCATCTCGATGGCCAATTTCCACATCCTTCAGGCAGGCAAGTAGCCGCTGTGCTGGTAACCCGCGTCGGCGCGTCCCCGGTCCGGCTTCGCAGCGCATAGCTCGCGCTTGCCTCGGACGGCACGTCACCCAATCTCCCGTCCCTCGTGTCAGCTCCTCTTTCTTCGTCGCCCGCCTCTCACCCTCACGCCATGGACGCCAAGCCCACCAACGCCGCGCTCGGGCGCATCCGCCGCCTACTTCCCCACCTACGACCAGCGCGCTGGGACATTCTCGGCGGGTTGCTGGCGGGCGTGGTCTACTCGATTAGCAGTGGCGTGGGCCTGCCGGTGATGTTCAAAACCACCATGCCGATTTTTTTCGGCAAACCCGAGGAGGCGTCCCCCTTTGTGGTTAAATGGTCGCAATACTTTTTCGGTGAACAGTACGCAGGGAAACTTTTGATCACCGCCTGCCTGGGCCTGCCCTTGATCTTCGCCATCCGAGGCGCCGCCGCATTTGCGAACCGCTACCTCATCACACGCGGCGGCTACATCATTCTGGAAAGCCTCCGCATGGAGGTTTTCGACCGCCTGCAAAAACTCCCCCTCGCCTTTTACCAAAAGCATAAGTCCGGCGACCTTCAGTCACGGCTCATGAGCGACACCCAGGGCCTGAACAACTGCATCACGCAAGTCAGCACCGAGATTGTGAAGCAGCCGCTCACTTTGGTGTTCTCCATCGGCACCCTGCTCTACCTCGCCATCACCGAACGCAGCGCCCTCTTCGCTTTGGTGGCGCTCATCAGCGTGCCGCTTTGCGTGTTGCCGATCCGCATGGCGGCCAAGCGCATCAAAAAACGCTCCCGCCAGCTCGCCGAAAACAATGGTGAACTCGCCTCAATCACCAACGAAACCCTGCAATCCCCCGCCGAGATCCAAGCCTACAATCTTCAATCGCAGCAGCGCACGCGTTTCAACCTGCTCACCCGTGAGATTTTCCGCCTCGGCATCAAGGCGGTCAAATACGACGCGGTCACCAGCCCGCTGATCGAATTTATCTCCGTGCTCGGCTTTGCAATCGCGCTCTACGTGAGCGTGGGCAACGGCATGACATTTGGAACCTTCAGCGCGCTCGGCCTTGCCCTTTACCTGTGCTACGAGCCGATCAAAAAACTCAGCAGCCTCAACGCCGCCCTTAAAAACGGCGAGGTCAGCCTAGAGCGGCTCGAAGCCGTCTTGCACGCCACCGACACCGTGCCCGACCCCGTTTCACCCGTGGCGCTGCCGCCTGCCGCACCCACCCTGCGTTTCGAACGCGTCGGCTTCGCCTACGACACCGCCGACCAGTCCACCCAACGCCAGGCCGCCCTCCGCGACATCACCCTCACCATCCGCCCCGGCGAGACCGTGGCCTTAGTCGGCCCCAGCGGCGCCGGCAAATCCACCTTCGCGGCCCTGATCCCGCGTTTCTACGACCCCACCGCCGGCTCGATCACCTTTAACGACGTGGACCTGCGCGCCGTCACCAAAAAGGAGCTACGCGACCGCATCGCGCTCGTCTCCCAATCGCCGGTTTTGTTCAACGCTACCCTCGCCGACAACATCCGCGCCGGCCGACTTGGCGCGAGCGACGCCGAGGTGTTGGCTGCCGCCGAAAAGGCCCACCTCGGGGCCTTCATCGCCACGCTTCCGCAAGGCCTGCAAACCTCCATGGGTGAGCGCGGTTCCAGTCTCTCCGGCGGCCAACGCCAACGTGTCGCCATCGCCCGCGCCTTTTTGAAGGACGCACCCATCCTCATTTTGGACGAAGCCACCAGCGCGCTCGACAGCGAGAGCGAGGCGTCGATCCAAGCCGCGTTGCAAGAACTCGCGAAGGGCCGCACCACGCTCATGATTGCGCACCGCTTCAGCTCCATCCGCCACGCCACGCGCATTCTCGTATTTGAGGACGGCCGCATCGTTGCCGATGGCCCCCACGACGAGCTTTACGCCACCAGCCCGCTCTACCGCAGCCTGTACGACCAACAGGCCCCTGCGCGTAGCTCATAGCTCATAGCTCATAGCTCACAGCTCATAGCTCATAGCTCACAGCTCATAGCTCATAGCTCACAGCTCATAGCTCATAGCTCACAGCTCATAGCTCATAGCTCACAGCTCATAGCTCATAGCTCATAGCTCATAGCTCACAGCTCATAGCTCACAGCTCATAGCTCATAGCTCACAGCTCATAGCTCATAGCTCACAGCTCATAGCTCATAGCTCACAGCTCATAGCTCATAGCTCACAGCTCATAGCTCATAGCTCACAGCTCATAGCTCATAGCTCATAGCTCATAGCTCACAGCTCACAGCTCACTTTTTGCCCGGATCACGGTGTTTTCGATTGCGATAGGCAGGGCGGATCCTGCAACTAACTAGCAGTGTCATCCGCCTATCAGGTCATTGCCCGCAAGTGGCGCCCGCAGACGTTCCAGGACGTTGTCGGCCAGGATCATGTCGTGCGCACCCTGCGTAACGCCATTGGGCGTAACCGCATCGCCCACGCCTATCTGTTCGTCGGCCCGCGTGGCACCGGAAAAACCTCCACCGCGCGTATTTTTGCCAAGGCGCTCAATTGCACCGACGGTCCCAAGGCGGACTTCGATCCCAAGGATCCGGCCGTGCAGGCGATCACCGATGGGACCTCGATGGACGTGATCGAGATCGACGGTGCGTCGAACAACTCCGTCGACCAAATCCGCGAGTTGCGCGACGACGTGCGCTACGCCCCAACCCAGGGGAAATACAAAATCTACATCATCGACGAGGTGCACATGCTCTCCAACCAGGCGTTCAACGCGCTGTTGAAGACCCTCGAAGAGCCGCCCGAGCACGTGAAGTTCGTCTTCGCCACGACCGACGTGCAAAAGGTGCTGCCCACGATCCTGTCGCGCTGCCAGCGCTTCGACCTCAAGCCGATCCCAAGCGAATTGATCGTGCAACGCCTGCAAACCATCGCGGTTGAGGAAAAGATCAACGTTACCCCCGAAGCACTGGCCTGTATCGCCCGTATGGCCGACGGCGGTATGCGCGATGCCCAGTCGATCTTCGACCAGATGATTTCGTTCTGCGGCTCCGACATCGCCGAAGCCGACGTGCTGGATGTGTACGGCCTGGTTTCAGGCGAGAAAATCAACGCGTTGGCCGGTGCCGTTGCTGCGGGCGACCACCAAAAGATCATCGCCCTCGTCGACGAGTGCGATGAAAGCGGCCGCGACTTGGTCCGGCTGCTCACCGATATGCAGGCCTTGGTGCGCAACGCCCTGCTCGACGCCATCGCCAAGGGCGGGCGCAGCGAACGGCTGGGCGGCGTGTCCATGACCACCGAGCAGCTCACGCGTCTGCTGGATGGCCTGCGCGAGGGCGAAGGCGGCGTGAAACTCGGACTGGCGGAAAAAATCAATTTTGAGGTCACGCTGCTCAAGGCAGTCGAGGCCAGCCGGTCCCGCGCCATCGATTCGCTCATCAAAGAGCTCGCAGCCCTGGCCGAAGAATCCGCGATTGCGGAATCGGCCTCGGGCGACAGCGAAAAAAAAAAGGTCTGATTAATCGGTTGGAGTCGCGGCTGATCCTCGCAATCGAGGTATCCAAGGCGGCCCAGCCATTGATCGTCAGCGCAGAGGAACCCGAAGCCGACGCACCGGATGAAGACGCCGGCGAGGCCGGTCAGGTCACGCTCCCCGGAGTCGAGGTTACACCCGTAGCGAGCGATCCAGAGCGCGGCCGAGCCGACGACATGGGTTCCGCCATGCCGCCAACCGACGATGACGGCCCGAAGTGGCCGGACGAAGTTGCCGAGTCGGGCATGCGCGCCGAGGCGACTCAGCGCGGCGAGACGTTATCCTCGAAAGCGGCGCGGGAAGCCGCTGAAGCGTTGGCCGAGGCGGCGGCGGAAAAGCGCAACCTGCCTCCGCTCGACGATCTGATTAACCAAATCCCTGCCGACATCCGTGACACGCTCGAAGACCTGTTTCGGGTGAAGTTCAACAAAGTTGCCCGCGCGCCGAAAAAATCGCTCAAAGCGTAATATCGCTCTCGTTCACGCTGAGCTTAACTAAAACGGTTCTCTGGTGAACGTAGAGCTTTAGGCAAACACCCTGAGCTCACGCTCAAGGCCACAAGGAAATTATCCCCCAAGAGTGCGGACTTGAGCGTGAGCTCAAGGCTGGAGTTTGGCCCCAAAAGCAGGTGGATGCGAAGCGGCCGGAGGCCCGGTTACGCAGCGCGGAAGAGTGCTTCAGCCAAGAAGGGTGGCGCTTTTGATGAGTTCGTGGAGGGAGGGTCGGTCGACGTGAAGTCGGAGAAACTCTCTGGGGCGATCTGGTCGGCCCAGCATTCGCTGCGCAGGGTGCGCAAGAGGTCCCCCGTGGAACTGGTCGCAGGCGAGGCGCCCGAAGAGTGCGTGCGCCATTTGGGCGGGCGAAGATGCGGCGGCGGATCAGGGGTTTGCCCCGCAGGATCGCCGAAGAGCAGGGCGGCGATTAACAACAGCGCATAGGCGGCGACGGTGGCGGCGGGTTGGTTGCGGTTGGAGGCGGCGGTGCGCAGTTGTGCCTGGCCGGTGCCGATCAGGGTTTTCTCATCCCGGAAGTTTCCCTCGATGACCCAACGCCAGAGGTAATACTGGAGTTGGTCACCCACGGGCATATCCGGGTCGGTGCAAACCAAGAAGGCAGGCTGGCGATAGAGCAGCTTCGAGCCTGCGCGCAATCGGTAGCCCACCGGGGCGATCACCATGACTTGCAACGGGAGCGTCGCCCCGGCTTTACGCCACAGCACCGGCCCGAGGGTCTTGATTTTAAAGGTGTGCTTTTTTCCGGCCGCATAAGCCTCGACGCTTTGCCAGGCCACGGTGTCGTCGGTGCGCAGCTCTTCCGGGGTCTGGACCGGCGCGCCATAGACCGGCGGGCGACCGGTGGCCGCGGGTGGTCCAGGCAGGGCGTTGAGCACGGCGTCCCGGCGGATCCGGCCGATATAAACGGTCTTGGCGGGCAGGCCCTTGAGTACGACCGCATTGGTGTAACTGCCATCGCCGGCGACCACCAGTTTGCGCGTGTCTGGCAGCGCCTGGCGAAGCTGCTGGATGCGGGCGAGCGCGACGACATTAAGCCGCTGCTGTTTTTTCTTCTCCGTGTACTGCTGAACCTCGTCGGTAGTGGCTTTTTTACCCGGCTTTGGCGGCGTCGGCGCGTGGGTGAAATCCACCGGAATCATCCGGGCGTGTCCGTCGGAACCAGGCCAGGCCGCAGAGAGTTGCACATAGCGCTGGCCGCGCACCAGGTTGGTTTGGAACGCGGGGCCGAGCGGATCGCGTTTCCAGCCGACGCCGTCGATCTTGACCCCGGTTTTGCGTACCAGGGTGTCATCGATGGCGGCCACCAACGGGGTAAGCGCCGGCAGGTTTACCTCAAGCTCATGGAGGACCGTGCGGAAAAGCCCCGCCGGCTTCACCCGGTCACGCGAATACAACCGGTAGTCGGCCGTCCAGTCCTGCTGGGCACGCCCGCACAGACAAATCAGGTTGGTAAGAGTCCCCCGGCACGGTGAAACCAGTGCCGCCATGAGATGCCCCTGCAGTCTCCGGGCGCACTCGGGGGCGGCGCAAGCCGCAGCACAAGCCCGTTTCATAAGTCGTCCCAGCCGATCGGATAAACCCAACTGGACTTTTTTTTAACGCCTACGTCCACCAGCTCGGGCGTGACCGGCATAACGGGCGCGACCAGACTGCGTGAGAGGACCAAATGATGCGCGTCGGTGACGGTCCACTCGACGGCCTCCGACTTGGCGAACCCCATCGTCTGGGCGATGGAAGCGGGTAATGTCACATACCACTGCTCACTGTTTTTGCGGATGATGCGCTGAACTTTGGTGGTGGTGCTCATGGTCCGACACCATCGTTCATGGCCACGCTTTTTCCCATGGGCCCGACGCCCCATTTATCTCTACGGCCTTCTCCGGGCCAACTAGTCAGAGGCCAAACTCCAGACTTGAGCGTGAGCTCAAGGATGCCGTGACCCGAATGGCACTTAGTTAGGCCGGAGCGCCCCAACGGGGCATTCTAACGCAGCCTAGGGCAACGCCCTAGGAATCAATGGGTAAGGACGCAAGCCCTGAAGGGGCGCCTTAACCGAAAAATGACGATCACACCCCTTAACTAAGTGCCATTCTGCCGTGACCCAAAACTTGAACGATCAAAGCGTAAGAGGGGAAAACTAAGCGAGGATTTCGAGGCAATCCGCCGCGATGCACACGTGCAGGCCCTGCTGGAGAACGTCCACCGCCACGATGATGCCCTTGGGGCTCGCAGGGTCATCGACCACGCCTTCCAGGCCCCACAACGGGCCACTGACCACCTTGACGCGGGTCCCGCGCTCCATAACGGGGCGCAGGCTGATTTCGAAGCCCGAAGCCACCATCGCACGCACATCGGCCATTTGGCGCAGAAACTGTGACTCGTTACCCACGGGAATCACTCGGGCGAGCAAGTCCTGCTGATAAATACGGGCTTTGTTTTCCAGAACGACTTGGGCAAAAACATAGCCAGGGAAAAGCGGCTTGGTGAAGCGCTTGGTTCGCGGGCCGTAGTTTTTAACACTCTCCGTGGTCGGCAGGTAGTGCTCGATTTTTTCAGCCACCAGCAACGCGGCGAGTTTCTTTTCGCAGCGCGGCTTGGTGTGGCAAACAAACCACCGTAACTCGTCGGGGGCCGGGGTGCTCACCGTTTCAGCAAAAACCGCACGGCGGCGAAATAGCCCTCAAGCCCGAGCCCGCTGATGACCGCCAAGGCGATCGGCGCAGTCAACGAGGTGTGCCGAAACTCTTCGCGTTTGTAGATATTGGAGATGTGCACTTCCACGGCGGGAATGTGCGCGCCGGCCAAGGCATCGCGCAGGGCAACACTGGTGTGCGTGAGAGCGGCGCCGTTGATGACGATACCATCGAGCTTCGCATCGGCGAGCGCCCCAATTTTATCGATGAGCGCGCCCTCGTGGTTGGACTGGAAAAAGTCGAGCTTGGCCACGCCCGAGAACTCGGCGCGCAGGGACGCCTCCAAGTCGGCAAGGGTCGTGTGGCCGTAGATCTCGGGTTCACGTTTGCCGAGGCGGTCGAGATTGGGGCCGTTGAGAATGGCGATGGTTTTCATCGGTAGACCCAAGGCACTAATAGACAACGCGTGACGGCGTCACGCCTTCTTTCACGCGCCGGTGATTCGGCAGCCGTGAGCACTGAAGCCGGCACCGAAGCTGACCAGCCACCAGTGGCGCTCAGGTTCGGGTCGGCCAACGCGCAACGCCTCGGCCAAAGCGAAGAGCACCGAGGGGCTGCTCATGTTGCCGTGGTTGCGTAGCACGCGCCGAGTAGCGTCGAGCGGATATGCGGGCAGCACCGATTCAATCGCTTTGATCACCTCGCGGCCGCCGGGATGGGCGATGATTTGGGTGGGTGGTGGAGTGCCAAACGGCTCGTCGGCGAGCAGGTGCGAGACCGCGTCCGCCGCGAGAGCGGGCACGCTTTTGTGAAGGAGGTTGCGCAGCTTACCATCGCGGGTCTCGAAGCGGAGTTTGTCGCGGTCCTGGGGTCGATGAAGGGTGTTAAAACCGTGGCAACGTACCGCAGCCGAGCCGGCCTTGGGTTTCGCGCGCCAGATACTTGCCGCCGCGCCATCACTGAAGAGACACGCGCTAATCAGTACTCCGGGGTCGTCGTCGATGAAGAAAGCCGCCGAGCAGATCTCAACCGCCACGCAGGCCACGGTGGCACCCGGTTGGGCGGCCAGCACGGCGTTGACGGCGCGCAAGGTGGGGACGGCCGCCCCGCACCCCAGGCCGACGATATCTTGAAGAAAGGCGTTGGGACGCAGGCCAAGTTGCTCGGCCACATAACTGGAAACGCCGGGGCACAGGTAGCCGGTGCAGGTGCAAATGAGCAGCGCGTCGAGTTCGCTCGCGCGCAGGCCGGCTTGCTCCAGAGCGGTCGTGAGCGCTTGACCGGCCAAGCGGGGCGCGGCTTCTCGAAAGGCGGCGTTAAGCTGGTCTGGCGTGTTGTCGAAAATCGCATCGAGGTCGGTCGCCGAGAAGTGCCGCCGGTCGATGCCGCTGTCACCGGTGAGCACCGCTTCGAGCATCTGCTGCGAACGCTCCGAGAGCCGCTTGCGGGCGTTGGACTGCGCCAGGAGTTCCCAACACTCCGGTTGCGTCAGGGAGGTGGTTGGCACGGCGGTGGCGAGGGCTTGGAGATACATGCGCGGAAAGCGGAGCGTTTAGTGAGTGAGTTGATAAAGCGGGCGAAGCGGTAACACGCCGAGGCGGCTGGCGAGTGCTAGTGTGCGCTGGCCGCTGGGAGCGACCAGAAACGGGTGGAGCGACGAGGCGACCGACAACCGAACCCGAAAAAGATGCCGGAGCCGCTGCTGGACCGTGGTGATCGTCTCATCCCATGACGACTCGCCCCGCGACCAGGAAATCAGCGGGTCCAGCGCCTGCTCGGCGCTTTGAAACGCCATGGCCATTCCGTGTCCGGTGAAAGGCGGAATCATCGCGTAGGTGTCGCCGATCACCAGGCGATCGGGCCGAGTGTAGGGTTTCGAAAAACCGAGACCGGCAACGGCGGAATACGAAGCTGGATCGATCGCGACGTTGGCGAGCCGATCAGCGAGGTCGACGAGTCCGCTCGCGCGCAGGTAGGCGGATAAAGCGAGTTCACGGGAAAGCTCGAGGCCGCCACGCAGACGGAAAAGACCTGAGACGTTCACGCGCCCGTCCTCGACCGCACA harbors:
- a CDS encoding NAD(P)/FAD-dependent oxidoreductase → MNTATHYDVVIIGAGMAGLAAGIRLAHFGKKVCIFERHNATGGLNSFYSLGGRKYDVGLHAMTNFVRAGVKGTPLTKLLRQLRIERDEFALCEQKRSRVAFGPQGDVSLSFTNDFTVFESEVARQFPAQIDGFRRLVGLIRSYDDVSLGAVPESARAVIRRHLSDPLLEDMLFCPVMYYGSATEHDMEFGQFVIMFKALFLEGFARPLDGVRVILRVLLDKYRQSGGERRMKCGVQKIITRDGQARALVLDDGTEVTATHVISTIGAPETELLLSSQLLAPSSQLRAHSSELLAPHPHPAGALSYTETITVLDREPAALGWGDDTIIFFNDSEKFTYERSASAVDVRSGVICIPNNFDYGADSHLPEGLFRCTCLANYEQWVNLPEAEYRAAKARWYADIQRSAQRFLPALPTPDALTHATVATDMFTPRTITKFTGRMGGAIYGSPQKIRDGRTPMDNLYLAGTDQGFLGIIGAMLSGISMANFHILQAGK
- a CDS encoding ABC transporter ATP-binding protein; protein product: MDAKPTNAALGRIRRLLPHLRPARWDILGGLLAGVVYSISSGVGLPVMFKTTMPIFFGKPEEASPFVVKWSQYFFGEQYAGKLLITACLGLPLIFAIRGAAAFANRYLITRGGYIILESLRMEVFDRLQKLPLAFYQKHKSGDLQSRLMSDTQGLNNCITQVSTEIVKQPLTLVFSIGTLLYLAITERSALFALVALISVPLCVLPIRMAAKRIKKRSRQLAENNGELASITNETLQSPAEIQAYNLQSQQRTRFNLLTREIFRLGIKAVKYDAVTSPLIEFISVLGFAIALYVSVGNGMTFGTFSALGLALYLCYEPIKKLSSLNAALKNGEVSLERLEAVLHATDTVPDPVSPVALPPAAPTLRFERVGFAYDTADQSTQRQAALRDITLTIRPGETVALVGPSGAGKSTFAALIPRFYDPTAGSITFNDVDLRAVTKKELRDRIALVSQSPVLFNATLADNIRAGRLGASDAEVLAAAEKAHLGAFIATLPQGLQTSMGERGSSLSGGQRQRVAIARAFLKDAPILILDEATSALDSESEASIQAALQELAKGRTTLMIAHRFSSIRHATRILVFEDGRIVADGPHDELYATSPLYRSLYDQQAPARSS
- the dnaX gene encoding DNA polymerase III subunit gamma/tau translates to MSSAYQVIARKWRPQTFQDVVGQDHVVRTLRNAIGRNRIAHAYLFVGPRGTGKTSTARIFAKALNCTDGPKADFDPKDPAVQAITDGTSMDVIEIDGASNNSVDQIRELRDDVRYAPTQGKYKIYIIDEVHMLSNQAFNALLKTLEEPPEHVKFVFATTDVQKVLPTILSRCQRFDLKPIPSELIVQRLQTIAVEEKINVTPEALACIARMADGGMRDAQSIFDQMISFCGSDIAEADVLDVYGLVSGEKINALAGAVAAGDHQKIIALVDECDESGRDLVRLLTDMQALVRNALLDAIAKGGRSERLGGVSMTTEQLTRLLDGLREGEGGVKLGLAEKINFEVTLLKAVEASRSRAIDSLIKELAALAEESAIAESASGDSEKKKV
- a CDS encoding transposase, translated to MAALVSPCRGTLTNLICLCGRAQQDWTADYRLYSRDRVKPAGLFRTVLHELEVNLPALTPLVAAIDDTLVRKTGVKIDGVGWKRDPLGPAFQTNLVRGQRYVQLSAAWPGSDGHARMIPVDFTHAPTPPKPGKKATTDEVQQYTEKKKQQRLNVVALARIQQLRQALPDTRKLVVAGDGSYTNAVVLKGLPAKTVYIGRIRRDAVLNALPGPPAATGRPPVYGAPVQTPEELRTDDTVAWQSVEAYAAGKKHTFKIKTLGPVLWRKAGATLPLQVMVIAPVGYRLRAGSKLLYRQPAFLVCTDPDMPVGDQLQYYLWRWVIEGNFRDEKTLIGTGQAQLRTAASNRNQPAATVAAYALLLIAALLFGDPAGQTPDPPPHLRPPKWRTHSSGASPATSSTGDLLRTLRSECWADQIAPESFSDFTSTDPPSTNSSKAPPFLAEALFRAA
- a CDS encoding antitermination protein NusG, which codes for MSTPAPDELRWFVCHTKPRCEKKLAALLVAEKIEHYLPTTESVKNYGPRTKRFTKPLFPGYVFAQVVLENKARIYQQDLLARVIPVGNESQFLRQMADVRAMVASGFEISLRPVMERGTRVKVVSGPLWGLEGVVDDPASPKGIIVAVDVLQQGLHVCIAADCLEILA
- the aroQ gene encoding type II 3-dehydroquinate dehydratase gives rise to the protein MKTIAILNGPNLDRLGKREPEIYGHTTLADLEASLRAEFSGVAKLDFFQSNHEGALIDKIGALADAKLDGIVINGAALTHTSVALRDALAGAHIPAVEVHISNIYKREEFRHTSLTAPIALAVISGLGLEGYFAAVRFLLKR
- a CDS encoding stilbene synthase, whose product is MYLQALATAVPTTSLTQPECWELLAQSNARKRLSERSQQMLEAVLTGDSGIDRRHFSATDLDAIFDNTPDQLNAAFREAAPRLAGQALTTALEQAGLRASELDALLICTCTGYLCPGVSSYVAEQLGLRPNAFLQDIVGLGCGAAVPTLRAVNAVLAAQPGATVACVAVEICSAAFFIDDDPGVLISACLFSDGAAASIWRAKPKAGSAAVRCHGFNTLHRPQDRDKLRFETRDGKLRNLLHKSVPALAADAVSHLLADEPFGTPPPTQIIAHPGGREVIKAIESVLPAYPLDATRRVLRNHGNMSSPSVLFALAEALRVGRPEPERHWWLVSFGAGFSAHGCRITGA